The DNA window TAGTACGCTTCAAACGCTTCTCCGCCGCCGCGGATCTGCGCCAGGCGAGCCTGTTCCCAGAACCTCCAGGCGCGGTCGTTGGTGCCGTACAGTTCAACTTCAAGCTTCCGCTCGTTCCAGGCTTTGCCCCAGTCGCTGTCGCTGCAGAAGACTTCATCCAGCCAGCAGACCAGCGCGTAACGCACACCGAAGAAGCGTTTTCCCTGGGCCGCATCCCATTCGGCCGCTTGCCCTTGTCGGGCAGCCGGACCACCGTCGCTGTCATCGAACATTAGCAGGTTCTTGATCACGGCCTGTTCTGTTTCCAGGTCAGGCGATTCGCCCTGACGCAGCCGTTCTTGCAGTCGCAAGCCGTAATCGACGACCTGATAGACGAGCGTCGCGGTTTTGGGGTGCATGAAATCGCTCGATCGCGGAAGGTAGGAAGGCGGCCAGTCGGCCAGGCGGGGTGGATCGCAGGCTACGCTCCCAGGTCGGAGCGTGTCGTATCACTGAATAAATAGGCCACAACCGGCGACAGTCAAAACAGGATGTCGCAAAAAAGAAACGGCCCGGCAGAAGCACCGGCAGAACCGGAGCCATCGCTACCAGCGCGCAAGCGAACCCCCGGACTCACCCCCCCAGGACCTGAAAAGAAAGAAGGCGCACCTTCGCAGAACGAAAGACGCCTCCAGGGAATGGGCCGCCGGTAACCGAGAAACACCAGGCCGGCGTTATTCGAGATGAGGCCAATCAGCCCACTTAGCTGCAGGCCTTTTCAAGCAGGCTCTTCAGGCTGGCCGGCATTGATGTGGCTTTCCGGGAGACTTCCTGCATCAGGGCTTTCTCGCAGGCGTCGTACTGGCCGTCGCCTTCGATCCGTTGGATCAGCCAGGCGGCTTCGTCGTCGTCGATGGCTCCGGGCGACTCGGCGTCGTTCAGCAGGTGGCTGGTGATCGCCTCGACAAACAGGGTTTGCCAGGAGGCAGCGTTCGCAGCGCCCGACACTGCGTCGTTGACGTTGAACAGAAAGTCGGCCTCGGCCCGATCGATCTGGCCGTCGTCGAACAGCACGCCCCGGATCCGGGCCACTTCGTCTGCATCGACCACGCCGTCGGCGACAATCTCTTTTTCCAGTTCGTTCAAACTCATGTTCAACTCCGATGGTTTCAACAGGCAGACAAGTGACAGAAAATGCTGCGGGCGCCTTCGCCAGGGCCGAGGCGCCGACGAACAACCCGATGCCGGGCCAG is part of the Lignipirellula cremea genome and encodes:
- a CDS encoding DotU family type IV/VI secretion system protein produces the protein MHPKTATLVYQVVDYGLRLQERLRQGESPDLETEQAVIKNLLMFDDSDGGPAARQGQAAEWDAAQGKRFFGVRYALVCWLDEVFCSDSDWGKAWNERKLEVELYGTNDRAWRFWEQARLAQIRGGGEAFEAYYLCVMLGFRGEFREHPHKLQSWTGAAKLQLGKVAELDWRYESDFDEKSTAPPLRGRARFRRMMVAAWAAVLLLTPVTAFFLVRKFAG
- a CDS encoding tellurite resistance TerB family protein — encoded protein: MSLNELEKEIVADGVVDADEVARIRGVLFDDGQIDRAEADFLFNVNDAVSGAANAASWQTLFVEAITSHLLNDAESPGAIDDDEAAWLIQRIEGDGQYDACEKALMQEVSRKATSMPASLKSLLEKACS